One segment of Paenibacillus sp. FSL R7-0337 DNA contains the following:
- a CDS encoding AGE family epimerase/isomerase, giving the protein MNNATEVWRTRLEAELKDNILGFWMKHALDDTHGGFIGEMDNQLQVLPGADKSLVLNARILWTFASAYSVYRTADYLAMADRAYDYLIQHFTDSEFGGFFWLVDEHGSASQPKKQIYGLAFVIYALAEYYHATGRDDVLRQATQLFHLIEKYGYDPLHKGYIEALSREWEMTDSLSLSAKDMNEKKSMNTHLHVLEGYTGLYRVWKSETLRSKLAELIEIMLEHILDLNGKHFHLFMDEEWQVKSEHISFGHDIEGSWLLYEAAEVLGDEALLERVRKVSLSMAEAALTEGVAPDGGIWNEADLRGFIDKSHESRDWWPQAEAMVGFYNAYQLTGELRFLEAAENSWSFTEKYIIDHKLGEWHWGVDASLQPLAHAPKVSAWKCPYHNSRACFELIRRLGEPSHVEETIQ; this is encoded by the coding sequence CGGCTGGAAGCAGAGCTGAAAGACAATATTCTGGGCTTCTGGATGAAGCATGCCCTGGATGATACTCATGGCGGCTTTATCGGTGAAATGGACAATCAGCTGCAGGTGTTGCCCGGTGCGGACAAAAGCCTTGTACTGAATGCACGGATTCTCTGGACATTTGCAAGTGCTTACAGCGTGTACAGAACCGCAGATTATCTGGCTATGGCCGACCGTGCCTATGATTACCTCATTCAGCATTTCACAGATTCTGAATTCGGCGGCTTCTTCTGGTTGGTAGATGAACACGGATCTGCTTCCCAGCCCAAGAAACAAATCTATGGACTCGCTTTTGTCATCTACGCCTTGGCTGAGTACTATCATGCCACCGGCCGGGACGACGTCCTGCGCCAAGCCACCCAATTGTTCCATTTGATTGAGAAGTACGGTTATGACCCTCTTCACAAAGGGTATATTGAAGCTTTATCGCGGGAGTGGGAGATGACCGATTCCCTAAGTCTGAGTGCGAAGGATATGAATGAGAAAAAATCCATGAATACACATCTGCATGTACTGGAAGGGTACACCGGCTTGTACCGGGTATGGAAGTCAGAGACACTCAGAAGCAAGCTCGCTGAGCTGATCGAAATCATGCTGGAGCATATCCTGGATTTGAATGGAAAGCACTTCCATTTGTTCATGGATGAAGAATGGCAGGTGAAGTCAGAGCATATCTCCTTCGGCCATGACATAGAGGGGAGCTGGCTGCTCTATGAAGCTGCAGAAGTACTCGGAGACGAAGCCCTGCTTGAACGCGTGCGCAAGGTATCCCTGTCGATGGCCGAAGCTGCACTAACTGAGGGAGTAGCGCCGGACGGCGGAATCTGGAATGAGGCAGATCTAAGAGGCTTCATTGACAAATCCCACGAGTCCAGAGACTGGTGGCCGCAGGCTGAGGCCATGGTCGGATTCTACAATGCATATCAGTTAACCGGAGAACTGCGGTTCCTGGAAGCCGCTGAGAACTCATGGAGCTTCACAGAGAAATATATTATTGACCATAAGCTGGGCGAATGGCACTGGGGTGTGGATGCATCACTCCAGCCACTGGCCCATGCACCGAAGGTCAGTGCCTGGAAATGCCCCTATCATAACAGCCGGGCCTGCTTCGAGCTGATTAGACGGCTTGGCGAACCATCACATGTAGAGGAGACTATTCAATGA